The following coding sequences are from one Formosa haliotis window:
- the nadB gene encoding L-aspartate oxidase, producing MSQYNTDYLILGSGVAGLTTAIRLAKALPNKEILVVTKANKSESNTKYAQGGIAVVWDKLDSFEDHIKDTMIAGEYHNDPDVVKMVIEEAPDCMRQLMSWGADFDFDGSGEFDLGKEGGHSANRIIHHKDITGLEIERTLLDQVASLDNIKVLPYHFAIDLITDHQLGGDAEAHEGDVKCYGAYIMNQKTNAIEPYIAAKTILCAGGIGQVYASTTNPLIATGDGIAMAYRAKANIKDMEFVQFHPTALFEPEQSPSFLISEAVRGFGAYLKNKKGERFMLAIDERGELAPRDIVARAIDNEIHTTGERHVFLDCTHLDYDAFIKHFPNINDKCLAIGIDIRKHMIPVVPACHYACGGVEVNTDGETTIQDLYAAGECTSTGLHGANRLASNSLLEALVYANHIADHIITYAEEEKPFNAKAPDWNDDGTSTPKELILITHYRNTIQHIMSDLVAIVRTNSKLKEAAKHLRYVEDSTQVLYVGSKLSVQICELRNLNTIANLIVDQSEKRKTNMGGFYNSDLVQAD from the coding sequence ATGAGTCAATATAATACAGATTATTTAATATTAGGATCGGGAGTTGCTGGTCTTACTACAGCCATTCGTTTGGCAAAAGCTTTACCAAATAAAGAAATTTTAGTTGTAACTAAAGCGAATAAAAGTGAATCGAATACCAAATATGCTCAAGGTGGAATTGCCGTAGTTTGGGATAAATTAGATTCGTTTGAAGATCATATTAAAGATACCATGATTGCAGGAGAATATCATAATGATCCTGATGTTGTAAAAATGGTGATAGAGGAAGCTCCAGATTGTATGAGACAACTGATGTCTTGGGGAGCCGATTTTGATTTTGATGGATCGGGAGAATTCGATTTGGGTAAGGAAGGCGGGCATTCAGCCAATCGTATTATTCACCATAAAGATATTACAGGTTTAGAAATTGAGCGCACCTTATTAGATCAAGTAGCAAGTCTTGATAATATTAAAGTTTTGCCTTATCATTTTGCTATCGACTTAATTACAGACCACCAATTAGGTGGAGATGCCGAAGCACATGAAGGCGATGTTAAGTGCTACGGTGCTTATATCATGAATCAGAAAACAAATGCTATAGAGCCTTATATTGCGGCTAAAACCATTTTATGTGCAGGTGGAATTGGTCAGGTGTACGCCTCTACCACTAATCCATTAATTGCCACAGGCGATGGTATTGCGATGGCATATCGCGCTAAAGCTAATATTAAGGATATGGAGTTTGTACAGTTTCATCCTACAGCTTTATTTGAACCAGAACAAAGTCCGTCTTTTTTAATTTCGGAAGCTGTTCGTGGATTTGGAGCATATCTTAAAAATAAAAAGGGAGAACGTTTTATGCTTGCTATAGATGAGCGTGGCGAATTAGCCCCTCGTGATATTGTTGCAAGAGCTATAGATAACGAAATTCATACCACAGGAGAGCGCCATGTGTTTTTAGATTGTACGCATCTAGATTATGATGCTTTTATTAAACATTTCCCGAATATTAACGATAAGTGTTTAGCTATAGGAATCGATATTAGAAAACATATGATACCTGTTGTTCCAGCTTGTCATTATGCTTGTGGTGGGGTAGAAGTAAATACCGATGGAGAAACAACGATACAAGATTTATATGCTGCAGGAGAATGTACGAGCACAGGTTTACACGGAGCAAATCGTTTAGCCTCGAACTCGTTGCTAGAAGCTTTGGTATATGCTAACCATATTGCAGACCATATTATTACCTATGCAGAGGAGGAAAAACCTTTTAATGCAAAGGCTCCCGATTGGAATGATGATGGAACCTCTACACCAAAGGAACTCATTTTAATAACCCATTACAGAAATACAATTCAGCATATCATGTCCGATTTAGTTGCTATTGTAAGAACAAATAGTAAACTAAAAGAAGCTGCTAAGCATTTACGATATGTTGAAGATTCTACGCAAGTATTATACGTGGGCTCTAAGTTATCGGTTCAGATTTGTGAACTACGTAACTTAAACACGATTGCGAACTTAATTGTAGATCAATCGGAAAAACGCAAAACAAACATGGGTGGGTTTTATAATTCAGACTTGGTACAAGCCGATTAA
- a CDS encoding M20/M25/M40 family metallo-hydrolase produces the protein MKKIIFLIMLGLSCHGFGQTDEEMLKQIYKSALLEGKSYDWLKTLSVDIGGRLSGSLNAERAVNWGKAELDELGLDKVWLQPVMVPKWVRGAKEFAYIKASSGETTNVNICALGGSVATNPLGVTANVVEVKNFEALKALGEAGLKGKIVFYNRPMQADLINTFEAYGGCVDQRYMGAVEAAKYGAAGVIVRSMTLNIDNLPHAGSMTYGELPVSKRIPSAAISTKDANLLSSMLNLDSSLQFYFKQNCKQLDDVKSYNVIGEITGSQYPNDYIIVGGHLDSWDLGDGSHDDGAGIVQSMEVLRLFKLLKIKPKHSIRVVMFMNEENGLRGAKAYAKAATEKGETHVMSLESDSGGFTPRGFSFDCTDATFNKVLSWKPLFKPYLIHYFEKGGTGADVGPLKTSTNATAGLRPDSQRYFDHHHAANDTFDAVNKRELELGAASMAALVYLFDTHGL, from the coding sequence ATGAAGAAAATTATATTCCTAATTATGTTAGGGTTAAGTTGTCACGGCTTCGGTCAGACAGACGAAGAGATGTTAAAACAAATTTATAAATCGGCATTACTAGAAGGTAAAAGCTATGATTGGTTAAAAACATTGTCTGTCGATATTGGTGGTCGTTTATCGGGGTCGTTAAATGCAGAACGCGCCGTAAATTGGGGAAAAGCAGAATTAGACGAATTAGGTTTAGATAAAGTATGGCTTCAGCCGGTTATGGTACCGAAATGGGTGAGAGGAGCCAAGGAATTCGCTTATATAAAAGCGAGTAGCGGAGAAACTACAAATGTAAATATTTGTGCCTTGGGCGGATCTGTAGCTACAAATCCACTAGGAGTGACTGCTAATGTAGTAGAGGTTAAAAATTTTGAAGCGCTAAAAGCACTTGGAGAAGCAGGGCTAAAAGGTAAAATCGTATTTTATAACAGACCCATGCAGGCCGATTTAATTAATACGTTCGAGGCTTATGGCGGTTGTGTAGATCAGCGTTATATGGGAGCTGTAGAGGCTGCCAAATATGGTGCAGCTGGAGTAATTGTAAGGTCAATGACCTTAAATATAGATAATTTGCCACATGCGGGTAGTATGACCTATGGCGAGTTGCCGGTATCTAAACGTATTCCTTCTGCAGCTATTAGTACTAAAGATGCTAATTTGTTAAGTAGTATGTTAAATTTAGATAGTAGCCTTCAGTTTTATTTCAAACAAAACTGTAAACAGTTAGACGATGTTAAGTCGTATAATGTTATAGGAGAAATAACAGGGTCTCAATATCCAAATGATTATATTATTGTGGGCGGACATTTAGATTCATGGGATTTAGGTGATGGTTCTCACGATGATGGGGCAGGAATTGTTCAGTCTATGGAAGTGTTGCGATTATTTAAACTGTTAAAAATAAAACCAAAACACAGTATTCGCGTCGTGATGTTTATGAATGAAGAAAACGGATTACGAGGCGCTAAAGCCTATGCAAAAGCTGCCACAGAAAAAGGAGAAACTCATGTTATGTCTTTAGAAAGTGACTCGGGAGGATTTACACCAAGAGGATTTTCTTTTGATTGTACCGATGCCACTTTTAATAAAGTATTAAGTTGGAAACCTTTATTTAAACCATATTTAATTCATTATTTCGAAAAAGGAGGAACTGGAGCAGATGTTGGTCCGTTAAAAACTTCTACGAATGCAACAGCTGGTTTGCGCCCAGATTCGCAACGTTATTTTGATCATCACCACGCGGCTAATGATACTTTTGATGCCGTTAATAAACGGGAGTTAGAATTAGGAGCAGCCTCTATGGCGGCCTTAGTGTATTTGTTCGACACACACGGTTTATAG
- a CDS encoding PPK2 family polyphosphate kinase, whose product MKDINIEDFKIDTPVLLKNIKTKVDLEASEKKVEKKLEKVRRKLGELQDTMYAHGKYSVLVCFQGMDTAGKDSLIREVFKDFNVRGIVAHSFKSPTELELKHDYLWRHYVCLPARGKFGIFNRTHYENVLVTRVHPEYILSENIPSINDVSDVNDAFWDRRFNEILNFEKHIADNGTIIFKFFLNLSKNEQRDRLLRRLDKPNKNWKFSAGDLKERELWDNYQACYEDAINRTSKPHAPWFNIPADDKPTARLLVAEILYKTLKEYTDIKEPELDDKTKENLEHYKAELRNE is encoded by the coding sequence ATGAAAGATATAAACATTGAAGATTTTAAAATTGATACTCCGGTATTATTAAAAAATATTAAAACTAAAGTTGATTTAGAGGCTTCAGAAAAGAAAGTTGAAAAGAAATTAGAGAAGGTTAGGAGGAAGCTAGGAGAGTTACAAGATACCATGTATGCTCACGGAAAATATTCAGTTTTAGTTTGTTTTCAAGGTATGGATACGGCCGGAAAAGACAGCTTAATCCGCGAAGTTTTTAAAGATTTCAATGTTAGAGGTATTGTGGCTCATAGTTTTAAATCGCCAACAGAGTTAGAGTTAAAGCATGATTATTTGTGGCGTCATTATGTTTGTCTGCCAGCCCGTGGTAAATTCGGAATTTTTAATAGAACGCATTACGAAAATGTATTGGTAACACGCGTACATCCCGAATATATTTTAAGTGAGAATATTCCATCAATCAACGATGTTTCTGATGTAAACGATGCCTTTTGGGATAGACGTTTTAATGAAATATTAAATTTTGAAAAGCATATAGCCGATAACGGAACCATCATTTTTAAGTTCTTTTTAAATCTATCTAAAAACGAACAACGCGACAGATTGCTACGTCGTTTAGATAAGCCAAATAAAAACTGGAAATTTTCGGCAGGAGATTTAAAAGAGCGTGAACTTTGGGATAACTATCAGGCCTGCTACGAGGATGCCATAAATAGAACATCGAAACCACATGCCCCTTGGTTTAACATTCCAGCAGATGATAAACCAACAGCGCGATTGCTTGTTGCCGAAATACTTTATAAAACGCTAAAGGAATATACAGATATTAAAGAGCCAGAATTAGACGATAAAACCAAAGAAAATTTAGAACATTACAAGGCGGAGTTAAGAAATGAATAA
- the nadA gene encoding quinolinate synthase NadA, whose protein sequence is MDSLKESIKELGYIPVSEDAKDIDYIAEIKRLKKEKNAVILAHYYQEPVIQDLADYVGDSLGLSYKAAETDADLIVFAGVHFMAETAKILNPTKKVVLPDLNAGCSLADSCSAEDLAAFKKKHPDHIVITYVNTSAEVKAISDLTCTSSNAKQIVDSVPLETPIIFAPDRNLGAWIQKVTGREMLLWDGACIVHEAFSMDKLLAVHKEHPKAKIIAHPESEAHLLKVAEYVGSTSGLINYVKTNPATEFIVATEAGILHEMQKEVPNKRLIPAPAKENNTCACSECAYMKMNTLQKLYTCIKYELPEIHVDEAIQKQALIPIQRMLDISSKK, encoded by the coding sequence ATGGATTCTTTAAAAGAGAGTATAAAGGAGTTGGGATATATTCCAGTATCGGAAGATGCTAAGGATATAGATTATATCGCTGAGATTAAGAGATTGAAGAAGGAGAAGAATGCTGTTATTTTAGCACATTATTATCAAGAACCAGTTATTCAAGACTTGGCAGATTATGTAGGGGATAGTTTAGGATTATCTTATAAAGCAGCAGAAACAGATGCCGATTTAATTGTTTTTGCCGGAGTTCATTTTATGGCCGAAACAGCAAAAATTTTAAATCCGACTAAGAAAGTAGTTTTACCAGACTTAAATGCAGGTTGTTCTTTAGCAGATTCTTGTAGTGCAGAAGATTTAGCCGCATTTAAGAAAAAACATCCAGACCATATTGTTATTACTTATGTAAATACATCTGCAGAAGTAAAGGCGATAAGCGATTTAACCTGTACGTCTTCTAATGCGAAACAAATAGTAGACTCGGTACCTTTAGAAACACCTATAATTTTTGCTCCAGATAGAAATCTAGGGGCATGGATTCAAAAGGTAACTGGTCGCGAGATGTTGTTGTGGGATGGTGCGTGTATAGTACACGAGGCTTTTTCTATGGATAAATTATTAGCAGTACACAAAGAGCACCCGAAAGCTAAAATTATTGCTCATCCAGAATCAGAAGCACATTTATTAAAAGTTGCAGAATATGTAGGGTCTACATCTGGGCTTATAAATTACGTAAAAACAAATCCGGCAACAGAATTTATTGTTGCTACCGAAGCAGGAATCTTGCACGAAATGCAAAAGGAGGTTCCTAATAAAAGATTAATTCCAGCGCCAGCAAAGGAAAATAACACTTGTGCGTGTAGCGAATGTGCTTATATGAAAATGAATACGCTTCAAAAATTATATACATGTATAAAATATGAATTACCAGAAATACATGTTGATGAAGCCATCCAGAAACAAGCTTTAATTCCTATTCAACGCATGCTAGACATCTCATCAAAAAAGTAA